The following proteins come from a genomic window of Paenibacillus swuensis:
- a CDS encoding cobyric acid synthase has product MQDSKVQRATKLLQRTEPPREAPTLMIQGTASDVGKSLLTAALCRIFARTGLAVAPFKSQNMSLNSYVTLDGKEIGRAQGMQADACGIQATTDMNPILLKPASDMASQVVVHGKPLAVMDAQAYRRDYLKQAEPIVREALERLRVAHDLVLIEGAGSPAEVNLKDNDIVNMRLAGWADAPVLLVADIDRGGVFASIVGTLDILEPHERERVNGFIINKFRGDVALLQPGLDWLEARTGKPVVGVIPFLPNLSLEDEDSLSLRSSKFAANHSEEGATSARLDIAVIRLPRLSNFTDADPLLAETDVTVRYVEQAEQFGKPDAVLLPGSKNTISDLAFLRTTGLDRKITTYVEGGGWLGGICGGYQMLGETLLDPHGVDSVPGLQQAEGLGLISAETVFATVKKTLRVQGSATGWNEREEQDQAHQAHQAHQDIQRKQLRPGAIPVEGYEIHMGVTKLGEGQMPFIRLEDGTFDGVRSPDGRLWGTYLHGILHNDELRRSWLNAIRTSKGWTTYEGVPLRFGELRASEFDRLADHVEQHLNMDYVYDIIGFSHEIDISHKIEIGQKEIDIK; this is encoded by the coding sequence ATGCAAGATTCCAAGGTTCAACGCGCAACAAAACTATTACAACGGACCGAGCCTCCGCGGGAAGCGCCGACGCTCATGATTCAAGGTACGGCCTCCGATGTGGGCAAAAGCCTGCTCACCGCCGCACTGTGCCGTATTTTCGCCAGAACCGGCTTAGCCGTTGCGCCTTTCAAATCGCAGAACATGTCCCTCAACTCCTACGTCACCTTGGACGGAAAGGAAATCGGACGAGCGCAGGGAATGCAGGCGGATGCTTGCGGGATTCAGGCGACTACGGATATGAATCCGATTTTGCTTAAACCTGCTTCCGATATGGCTTCACAAGTTGTCGTCCACGGCAAGCCGCTAGCCGTCATGGATGCGCAGGCTTACCGCAGGGACTACTTAAAACAAGCCGAACCGATTGTGAGAGAAGCGCTGGAACGTTTGCGGGTAGCGCATGATTTGGTCCTGATTGAAGGTGCGGGCAGCCCGGCGGAAGTGAACCTGAAGGATAACGACATCGTCAACATGCGGCTGGCCGGTTGGGCGGATGCGCCGGTGTTGCTTGTGGCGGATATCGATCGGGGCGGGGTGTTCGCGTCCATCGTGGGTACCCTGGACATCCTGGAGCCCCATGAGCGGGAGCGGGTCAATGGCTTCATCATCAACAAATTTCGCGGCGATGTGGCGCTGTTGCAGCCCGGTTTGGATTGGCTGGAGGCCAGAACGGGGAAGCCGGTCGTGGGCGTTATTCCTTTTTTGCCAAACTTGTCGTTGGAGGATGAAGATTCATTATCCCTGCGTTCCTCGAAATTCGCTGCCAATCACAGTGAAGAGGGCGCGACTTCCGCAAGGCTCGACATTGCCGTGATCCGCTTGCCGCGGTTATCCAACTTCACGGATGCGGACCCGTTGCTTGCGGAAACCGATGTGACCGTTCGTTACGTGGAACAGGCTGAGCAATTCGGCAAACCGGATGCGGTCCTACTCCCCGGCAGCAAAAACACCATCAGCGACCTCGCCTTCCTCCGGACCACCGGGTTGGATCGCAAGATTACGACGTATGTGGAGGGAGGCGGCTGGCTCGGAGGGATTTGCGGCGGTTATCAGATGCTCGGCGAAACCCTGCTTGACCCCCATGGGGTGGACTCAGTACCGGGACTGCAACAGGCAGAGGGGCTGGGCTTAATCTCGGCAGAAACAGTTTTTGCTACAGTCAAAAAGACACTCCGCGTACAAGGCTCAGCCACGGGTTGGAATGAGCGGGAAGAGCAAGATCAAGCCCATCAAGCCCATCAAGCTCATCAAGATATTCAACGCAAGCAATTGCGCCCCGGTGCTATACCGGTGGAAGGCTATGAGATTCACATGGGTGTGACGAAGCTGGGAGAAGGCCAAATGCCGTTTATCCGTCTAGAGGATGGAACCTTTGACGGTGTGCGTTCTCCGGACGGACGTTTATGGGGAACTTATCTGCACGGTATTCTGCACAACGATGAGCTTCGTCGCAGCTGGTTAAACGCCATTCGTACAAGCAAAGGATGGACAACCTATGAAGGCGTTCCCCTGCGTTTTGGTGAACTGCGGGCCTCTGAATTTGACCGGCTGGCAGACCATGTGGAGCAGCATCTGAACATGGATTACGTATATGACATTATAGGTTTTAGCCACGAGATAGATATTAGCCATAAGATAGAGATTGGTCAAAAGGAAATAGATATAAAATAG
- the cobT gene encoding nicotinate-nucleotide--dimethylbenzimidazole phosphoribosyltransferase, which produces MLTIEQMVERIQPLDAEAMEGAQRRLDSLTKPPGSLGKLEDLAKQAAGITGEVTPDLSRKAVIVMAGDHGVCEEGVSAFPAEVTPQMVLNFLTGGAAVNVLARQAGADVICVDIGVNAELEHPGLEQRKIRRGTGNIARGPAMTRAEAEAAVRAGFDLVAEQAAQGVRVFATGEMGIGNTTPSAAMMVALTGLDPDLAVGAGTGIDEARRRHKVDVVRRAVDVNAPDASDTMDVLAKLGGLEIAGLVGVILGAAAHRCLVVVDGFISSAAALVAVRLAPLALGYMVGSHLSMEQGHARLMEATGLNPVLHMDMRLGEGTGAVLTFHLIEASQRILKEMATFESAGVSNK; this is translated from the coding sequence ATGTTGACGATTGAACAAATGGTGGAACGCATTCAGCCGTTGGACGCCGAGGCTATGGAGGGTGCGCAGCGCAGGCTGGACTCCCTGACGAAGCCCCCGGGCAGCTTGGGCAAGTTGGAGGATTTGGCGAAGCAAGCCGCCGGAATTACAGGCGAGGTGACGCCGGATTTGTCCCGCAAAGCCGTCATCGTGATGGCGGGCGATCACGGGGTTTGTGAGGAAGGCGTCAGCGCCTTCCCGGCGGAAGTCACGCCGCAGATGGTGCTCAACTTCCTCACCGGCGGCGCGGCGGTCAACGTCCTCGCCCGCCAAGCCGGGGCCGATGTCATATGCGTGGACATCGGCGTGAACGCGGAGCTCGAGCACCCGGGGCTCGAGCAGCGCAAGATCCGCCGCGGCACGGGCAACATCGCCCGCGGCCCGGCCATGACGCGCGCGGAGGCCGAGGCGGCCGTGCGCGCGGGCTTTGACCTTGTGGCGGAGCAAGCCGCCCAAGGGGTGCGGGTCTTCGCGACCGGGGAGATGGGCATCGGCAATACGACGCCGAGTGCCGCGATGATGGTCGCGTTGACCGGGCTCGATCCGGACCTGGCCGTAGGCGCGGGGACCGGGATCGATGAAGCGCGGCGGCGCCACAAGGTGGACGTCGTGCGCCGCGCGGTGGACGTCAACGCGCCGGATGCTTCCGACACGATGGACGTGCTGGCGAAGCTCGGCGGATTGGAAATCGCCGGGCTTGTCGGGGTGATCCTCGGCGCGGCGGCGCATCGCTGCCTGGTCGTCGTGGACGGATTCATCTCGTCCGCGGCGGCGTTGGTGGCGGTTCGGCTGGCTCCGCTAGCCTTGGGGTACATGGTCGGCTCGCACCTGTCCATGGAGCAAGGCCATGCCCGCCTGATGGAAGCGACCGGATTGAACCCGGTGCTCCATATGGATATGCGGCTGGGCGAAGGAACGGGAGCGGTATTGACGTTCCATCTGATTGAAGCTTCGCAAAGGATACTGAAGGAGATGGCGACGTTCGAAAGCGCGGGCGTCTCCAATAAATAG
- a CDS encoding ABC transporter ATP-binding protein, translating to MIEAVDVDKRYGKTGRLVLHDVTLTVPEGSFYGIIGPNGSGKSTLLKLLSGVEKPDRGTVRMAGKDIGSYSRKELARRMAVLQQDGLPPVGFTVRETIEMGRYPYQSWLGTEAEPSDKLIDEVMERLGLTRYSEQEVSLLSGGERQRVALGKTMVQEPALLLLDEPTTFLDIGYQIQMMDYVRTWQKECGMTVIAVLHDLNLAAQYCDELTVLHEGKVAVTGTPSEVLAEEWIERIYGTKPIIVPHPESGLPQVLLRSGRISG from the coding sequence ATGATTGAAGCCGTTGATGTGGACAAAAGGTACGGGAAAACAGGGCGTCTCGTGCTTCATGACGTGACTTTGACCGTGCCGGAGGGATCGTTCTACGGCATTATCGGGCCGAACGGAAGCGGGAAATCCACGTTGCTGAAGCTCCTCTCGGGCGTGGAGAAGCCGGACCGGGGAACTGTGAGGATGGCCGGTAAGGACATCGGCAGCTATTCCCGCAAGGAGCTTGCCCGGCGGATGGCCGTTCTGCAACAAGACGGCTTGCCGCCTGTAGGGTTCACGGTTAGGGAGACCATTGAGATGGGACGTTATCCATACCAAAGCTGGCTGGGCACGGAAGCCGAGCCATCGGACAAGCTCATCGACGAAGTGATGGAGCGACTCGGACTTACGCGGTACTCGGAGCAAGAGGTATCCCTGCTGAGCGGCGGCGAACGCCAACGGGTAGCGTTGGGCAAGACGATGGTGCAAGAGCCTGCGCTGTTGCTGCTGGATGAGCCTACGACTTTTTTGGATATCGGATATCAGATCCAGATGATGGATTATGTTCGAACTTGGCAAAAGGAGTGCGGCATGACGGTCATCGCCGTTCTGCATGATTTAAACCTGGCTGCGCAATATTGCGATGAACTTACGGTTCTTCACGAGGGTAAAGTGGCGGTGACCGGAACACCTTCCGAGGTGCTTGCGGAGGAATGGATTGAGCGAATTTACGGAACCAAGCCCATTATCGTGCCGCACCCGGAGAGCGGGTTGCCGCAGGTGTTGCTGCGTTCGGGACGGATTTCGGGATAA